From Drosophila nasuta strain 15112-1781.00 chromosome X, ASM2355853v1, whole genome shotgun sequence, one genomic window encodes:
- the LOC132795745 gene encoding cytokine receptor, whose translation MLTRIMIDRGAHTAFMLFILLGFNIHLALCNKGSPGLALPQRVELPIGSDLNISCTIDTEYFSQIEQTCNASQLYFKMSTHQGSRETIYKAKPYIWYINDTSILFTAHNLSEQDATYVCMCDMHGIDQSKVFVGSPPSKVQDFECTSYNWDYMFCNFTTPKNSIITKYNVSFETQKNSIYRYYVDCNFDGAPIVNCNITNEKYRKFNEYFYFRLEMSNALGQEIQYVEVNNVERMLLAQPGEQLKLLNTTKDSICITWIMPRRSNFNGGVLWSVLVTPENFSTIMRPMWRNNSSTVHDTLCLTELPYAGYKYLLELRVRNNKTKSRFSQPLNYYFRTAPERPDRPPRVTNGSFYVYSSESQLTVYWEQLEKHEMNGDNFTYVISEFRVNGKLNDTSRIKMDMNSATIENWNKTVKHELLIRSSNNVNTSVEASRLVIPAITSEDTRQRVPKKIRSVYHSSNASYTISWKEPNNSSELINYTVFWCNSKPALQSKCNGTIHFEHVPRDRVQFTTRSAQPTSLNMAVSANYVDRNTGMHWMSCSRDVSDDLAKMEPSIEEVTNSSLAVKWSTERVCPAILSGYNLTYCQRSAGKPDNCTTKVLDSNAVDFTIHNLEPYTYYSVKMFMYSSSRASKYSDELINRTGEAAPTQPRQLQYSRLSNTSVILSWKPPLKANGVVRAYEGSFRHHNKTEYFKLPAYTDELVDNEKLVIYELGNLTAYTHYEISIRARTLYSSEPSNVIRFRTAVGVPSPPQYLSAENKLESMTLEWVAPLQPAGRLEYYEVSVRERDENNSVISQRSSYISGEQNRSCVMMTPVCTPMHAFYYQVRAVNVEQLEQQLEEHKVPHFITSWPQQCAAQPALNAAAWKQLENYSNASLYRLHKSSWTVQQVSCSPDGRNNTKALLTSVQLIVIAIVLFGTGHVAIRKYQKMSDIDLELPSGLKETLKKPMESSSLGLGLGLGGMTVGERVTNAGGIIDSRMDSPPQYSPQDLPHDFGGSGNESAKLLLANNSSSSGCGMERLDGYEEDQQAVTSLPPASYLSMSQSNYLDDDSVNNANATELIATTHAAAAAAENAAAGGYIKPTQMKNWNSNANNTPTNANSLPLSGYVPVQVLQQARANPPATAPTTALPQPQQLHLLSSSNYVQAADLHKLKAAAPTSTPPPSVAPPAANSFGYTSMEQLQRTGLMKPTVPSYVQPPANLHHQRLLQQQQSSLHPHPHHQQQQLQQTHHQQHQQQQQQQQQPNIGGYVTPQDLNAIALNRHML comes from the exons ATGTTGACGCGCATTATGATCGATCGAGGTGCGCATACGGCATTTATGCTGTTTATACTGCTCGGCTTTAACATCCACCTGGCACTGTGCAACAAAGGGTCACCTGGCCTGGCGCTGCCACAGCGAGTGGAGCTGCCAATTGGCAGTGATTTGAATATTAGTTGCACCATCGATACGGAATATTTCAGTCAAATTGAACAGACCTGCAATGCATCACAGCTCTATTTCAAGATGTCCACGCATCAGGGCAGCAGGGAAACCATCTACAAGGCCAAGCCATATATCTGGTATATCAACGACACCAGCATTCTTTTTACCGCCCACAACCTGAGCGAACAGGATGCGACCTATGTGTGCATGTGCGACATGCACGGCATTGATCAATCAAAGGTTTTTGTGGGCAGCCCACCCTCTAAGGTGCAGGACTTTGAATGCACAAGCTACAATTGGGATTACATGTTCTGCAATTTTACGACTCCCAAGAACAGCATCATCACCAAATACAATGTCAGTTTTGAGACGCAAAAGAACTCAATCTATCGCTACTACGTCGATTGCAATTTCGATGGTGCTCCCATAGTGAATtgtaacattacaaacgaGAAGTATCGCAAGTTTAATGAATACTTCTACTTTCGCCTGGAGATGTCAAATGCCCTGGGCCAGGAGATACAATATGTGGAAGTGAACAATGTGGAGCGAATGCTGCTCGCTCAGCCCGGCGAACAGCTGAAGCTGCTCAATACGACGAAGGATTCGATTTGCATTACCTGGATAATGCCGCGACGCAGCAACTTCAATGGTGGTGTTCTCTGGTCTGTTCTGGTGACTCCCGAGAACTTCTCGACCATCATGCGTCCAATGTGGCGCAACAATTCGTCGACTGTCCATGATACGTTATGTTTGACGGAGTTGCCCTATGCCggctataaatatttgcttgagTTGCGCgtgcgcaacaacaaaaccaaatccCGCTTCAGTCAGccattgaattattattttcggaCCGCACCGGAGCGTCCAGATCGTCCGCCACGCGTCACCAATGGCAGCTTCTATGTCTATTCATCAGAATCACAGTTGACGGTCTATTGGGAGCAACTGGAGAAACACGAGATGAATGGCGATAACTTCACCTATGTGATTAGCGAGTTTCGCGTGAATGGCAAACTCAA CGACACTTCAAGGATCAAGATGGACATGAACTCGGCCACCATCGAGAACTGGAACAAGACAGTCAAGCATGAACTGCTCattcgcagcagcaacaatgtaAACACCTCGGTGGAGGCAAGTCGTCTAGTTATTCCGGCCATCACAAGCGAGGACACGCGTCAACGGGTGCCAAAGAAGATACGCAGCGTTTACCACTCGAGCAACGCGAGCTATACGATTAGCTGGAAGGAGccgaacaacagcagcgaacTGATCAACTACACCGTCTTCTGGTGCAATTCGAAGCCGGCGCTACAATCGAAATGCAATGGAACCATTCACTTTGAGCATGTGCCCAGGGATCGGGTGCAGTTCACCACACGCAGTGCTCAGCCGACGTCGCTGAATATGGCGGTGTCGGCGAACTATGTGGATCGCAACACAGGCATGCACTGGATGAGCTGCTCCCGCGATGTCTCCGATGATCTGGCCAAAATGGAGCCCAGCATCGAGGAGGTGACCAACTCATCGCTGGCCGTCAAATGGAGCACCGAACGCGTCTGTCCCGCCATCCTCAGTGGCTACAATCTAACCTACTGTCAGCGCTCCGCTGGGAAACCCGATAACTGCACTACCAAGGTCCTCGACTCCAATGCCGTCGACTTTACCATTCACAACCTGGAACCTTACACTTACTACAGCGTCAAGATGTTCATGTACTCGAGTTCGCGTGCCAGCAAATACAGCGATGAGCTGATCAATCGCACCGGCGAAGCGGCCCCGACGCAACCACGTCAACTGCAGTACTCCCGCCTGAGCAACACTAGCGTCATCCTCTCGTGGAAGCCGCCGCTGAAGGCGAATGGCGTCGTCCGAGCCTACGAGGGCAGCTTTAGGCACCACAACAAGACCGAGTACTTCAAGCTGCCCGCCTACACGGATGAGCTGGTGGACAACGAGAAGCTGGTCATCTACGAGCTGGGCAACCTCACCGCCTACACACATTACGAGATCAGCATTCGCGCCCGCACGCTCTACAGCTCCGAGCCGAGCAACGTCATCCGCTTTCGCACCGCCGTTGGAG TGCCATCGCCGCCGCAGTATCTCAGTGCGGAGAACAAGCTGGAGAGCATGACGCTGGAGTGGGTGGCTCCTCTGCAACCAGCAGGACGACTGGAATACTACGAGGTGTCCGTCCGGGAGAGGGACGAGAATAATAGTGTGATCAGTCAACGATCGAGCTACATCAGTGGCGAGCAGAATCGCAGCTGCGTGATGATGACGCCCGTGTGTACGCCAATGCATGCGTTTTACTATCAGGTGCGTGCCGTGAATGTGGAGCaactggagcagcagctggaggagCACAAGGTGCCACACTTTATTACCTCGTGGCCACAACAATGTGCTGCACAGCCGGCATTGAATGCAGCCGCGTGGAAGCAGCTGGAGAACTATTCGAATGCGTCGCTGTATCGATTGCACAAGTCCAGCTGGACGGTGCAGCAGGTGAGCTGCTCCCCGGATGGCAGGAACAACACCAAGGCGCTGCTGACTAGCGTCCAACTGATTGTCATTGCGATTGTGCTGTTTGGCACCGGCCACGTTGCCATACGCAAGTATCAAAAGATGTCGGACATTGATCTGGAGCTGCCGTCGGGTCTGAAGGAGACACTGAAGAAACCAATGGAGAGCAGCTCGCTGGGATTGGGTTTGGGATTGGGCGGCATGACGGTCGGAGAGCGTGTAACAAATGCGGGCGGCATCATTGACAGTCGCATGGACTCGCCGCCGCAATATTCTCCACAGGATTTGCCCCACGATTTCGGAGGCAGCGGGAATGAGAGCGCCAAGCTGCTGTTGGCCAACAACTCGTCGAGCAGCGGCTGTGGCATGGAGCGTCTCGATGGCTACGAAGAGGATCAGCAGGCGGTGACATCGCTGCCCCCGGCCAGCTACTTGTCGATGAGCCAGAGCAATTACCTCGACGATGACAGCGTGAACAATGCGAATGCCACCGAATTGATTGCCACAACTCatgcggcggctgctgctgctgagaaTGCTGCTGCCGGTGGCTACATCAAGCCGACGCAAATGAAGAATTGGAAcagcaatgccaacaacactCCCACAAATGCCAATAGCTTGCCCCTGAGTGGTTATGTGCCTGTTCAAGTGCTGCAGCAAGCACGTGCTAATCCTCCAGCTACAGCTCCGACAACAGCTTTgccgcagcctcagcagctgCACttgctcagcagcagcaactatgTGCAAGCTGCCGATCTGCACAAACTGAAGGCAGCGGCGCCAACGTcgacgccgccgccgtcgGTGGCGCCTCCGGCAGCCAACAGCTTTGGCTACACGTCCAtggagcagctgcagcgtACGGGGCTGATGAAGCCAACGGTGCCCAGCTACGTGCAGCCGCCAGCAAATTTGCATCATCAGCGtttgctgcaacagcaacaatcatCGCTTCATCCTCATCcccatcatcaacagcagcagctgcagcaaacgCATCAccaacagcaccaacaacaacagcagcagcaacaacagccgaATATTGGTGGCTATGTGACGCCACAGGATCTGAATGCCATTGCCCTCAATCGCCATATGCTGTAA